In Bradyrhizobium sp. 1(2017), one DNA window encodes the following:
- the prfA gene encoding peptide chain release factor 1, producing the protein MSSLPEAKLDVLLAHHASLEAESLGQLASERYVQITRELAEITPLIEAVKTYRSAVKELADTEALIADAATDAEMRGMAEAERDELTPRIEDLVQKIRVALLPKDAMDDRNVMLEIRAGTGGDEASLFAGDLFRMYERFASLQGWKVEVISASEGTVGGYKEIIAEVQGRGAFSKLKFESGVHRVQRVPDTETQGRIHTSAATVAVLPEVEDVDVEIKNDDLRIETMRAQGAGGQHVNKTESAIRITHIPTGIVVMMQDSRSQHKNRASAMNILRSRIYDAERQRVDAARSAERKEKVGSGDRSERIRTYNFPQGRVTDHRINLTLYKLPQVIAGEALGELIDALTTEHQAAQLAAQGAAA; encoded by the coding sequence ATGTCGTCACTCCCCGAAGCCAAACTGGACGTCCTGCTCGCGCACCACGCCTCGCTGGAGGCCGAATCGCTCGGCCAGCTCGCCTCCGAGCGCTACGTGCAGATCACGCGCGAGCTCGCCGAGATCACGCCGTTGATCGAGGCGGTGAAGACTTATCGTTCCGCGGTCAAGGAACTTGCCGACACCGAGGCGCTGATCGCCGATGCCGCGACCGATGCCGAGATGCGCGGCATGGCGGAAGCCGAGCGCGACGAGCTCACGCCCAGGATCGAGGACCTGGTCCAGAAGATCCGCGTCGCGCTGCTGCCCAAGGACGCCATGGACGACCGCAACGTGATGCTGGAAATCCGCGCCGGCACCGGCGGCGACGAGGCATCGCTGTTCGCCGGCGACCTGTTCCGGATGTATGAGCGCTTTGCGAGCCTTCAGGGCTGGAAGGTCGAGGTGATCTCGGCCAGCGAAGGCACCGTCGGCGGCTACAAGGAAATCATCGCCGAGGTGCAGGGCCGCGGCGCGTTCTCGAAGCTGAAGTTCGAATCCGGCGTGCACCGCGTGCAGCGCGTGCCCGACACCGAGACGCAGGGACGCATCCACACCTCGGCGGCGACGGTGGCCGTGCTGCCCGAGGTCGAGGACGTCGACGTCGAGATCAAGAACGACGATCTGCGGATCGAGACGATGCGCGCGCAAGGCGCGGGTGGCCAGCACGTCAACAAGACCGAGTCGGCGATCCGCATCACCCACATCCCGACCGGCATCGTGGTGATGATGCAGGACAGCCGGTCGCAGCACAAGAACCGTGCCTCCGCCATGAACATCCTGCGCTCGCGCATCTACGACGCCGAGCGCCAGCGCGTCGATGCCGCCCGCTCGGCCGAGCGCAAGGAGAAGGTCGGCTCCGGCGACCGCTCTGAGCGCATCCGCACCTACAATTTCCCGCAAGGGCGCGTCACCGACCATCGCATCAATTTGACGCTCTACAAGCTGCCGCAGGTGATCGCAGGCGAAGCGCTCGGCGAATTGATCGACGCGCTGACCACCGAGCACCAGGCCGCACAGCTCGCCGCACAGGGCGCGGCGGCATAA
- a CDS encoding substrate-binding protein produces the protein MTDDLIRRGLSRRSLLQTTAGLIGGSMLPAMPACAEDKPIGSYPAGVSGSTAFIGISVPRTGTYAVQGEDELKGYQLAIEHINSGHDLIKKISPKTSKGVLGKELKFGVADSAAKPNEAVQAQQRFISENKAIMITGGTSSAVAVALNKLAQREHVLFVCGISGSNDTTGKDCVRYGFRQNFFGQTAAAAIGPVMVKEFGKNKKAAYLTPDYTYGHTVTKSMQDFLATAGWTTVTNQVAPLGAPDYSSYLLNVANSGADVLINVNWGHDAVLSTQQAKQFGVLDRMKLVVPYQVPFIARETGGLMQGVYAATDYWWTIEDKFPLAKMFNEAFEKKYGYKPEWGAENAYVSFAHWARMCEQAGSFNPPDVIKAYEKGETIPSLVGDVHYRPEDHQCVRPVIIVKGKQQKDMKNKEDWYDVVEIVPGEGLMQKPDAFGCRPGDYS, from the coding sequence ATGACTGACGATCTCATCCGGCGCGGCCTGTCACGCCGCAGCCTGCTCCAGACCACGGCGGGGCTCATCGGCGGCTCGATGCTGCCCGCGATGCCGGCCTGCGCCGAGGACAAGCCGATCGGCTCCTATCCTGCGGGCGTGTCGGGGTCCACCGCCTTCATCGGAATCTCGGTGCCGCGCACCGGCACCTATGCCGTGCAGGGCGAGGACGAACTCAAGGGCTATCAGCTCGCGATCGAGCACATCAACAGCGGCCACGATCTGATCAAGAAGATCTCGCCAAAGACCAGCAAGGGCGTGCTCGGCAAGGAACTGAAGTTTGGCGTCGCGGATTCCGCGGCCAAGCCCAACGAGGCTGTGCAGGCACAGCAGCGTTTCATCAGCGAGAACAAGGCGATCATGATCACCGGCGGCACGTCGAGCGCCGTCGCCGTCGCGCTCAACAAGCTCGCCCAGCGCGAGCACGTGCTGTTCGTCTGCGGCATCTCCGGCTCGAACGACACCACCGGCAAGGACTGCGTCCGTTACGGCTTCCGTCAGAACTTCTTCGGTCAGACGGCTGCAGCCGCGATCGGCCCCGTGATGGTCAAGGAGTTCGGCAAGAACAAGAAGGCCGCCTACCTCACGCCCGACTACACGTATGGCCACACCGTCACCAAGTCGATGCAGGACTTCCTGGCGACCGCCGGCTGGACCACCGTGACCAATCAGGTCGCCCCGCTCGGCGCACCCGACTACTCGTCATATCTGCTCAACGTCGCCAATTCCGGCGCCGACGTGCTCATCAACGTCAACTGGGGCCACGACGCGGTGCTCTCGACCCAGCAGGCCAAGCAGTTCGGCGTTCTCGACCGAATGAAGCTGGTCGTGCCCTATCAGGTGCCGTTCATCGCACGCGAGACCGGCGGCCTGATGCAGGGCGTCTACGCCGCCACCGATTATTGGTGGACGATCGAGGACAAGTTCCCGCTCGCCAAGATGTTCAACGAGGCCTTCGAGAAGAAGTACGGCTACAAGCCGGAATGGGGCGCGGAGAACGCCTATGTCAGCTTCGCGCACTGGGCCCGCATGTGCGAGCAGGCCGGCAGCTTCAACCCGCCCGACGTGATCAAGGCCTATGAGAAGGGCGAGACGATCCCCTCCCTGGTCGGCGACGTGCATTACCGCCCCGAAGATCACCAGTGTGTCCGCCCGGTGATCATCGTCAAGGGCAAGCAGCAAAAGGACATGAAGAACAAGGAAGACTGGTACGACGTCGTCGAGATCGTCCCGGGTGAAGGCCTGATGCAGAAACCGGACGCATTCGGATGCCGTCCCGGCGACTACAGCTGA
- a CDS encoding MarR family winged helix-turn-helix transcriptional regulator: MVQAKKAQRSKAVTSVRRTASAMRDSDYAALAQFRYQIRSFLAFSEAAAAEQGLTPTQHQALLGIKGFVRPGPATVGDVARFLLIRHHSAVELIDRLAKLGLVSRVADPEDARRVHLKLTRKGEQKLQALSRKNLEELRRAASPALSRLLKSFGESSET; encoded by the coding sequence ATGGTCCAGGCAAAGAAGGCGCAGCGGTCCAAAGCGGTGACGTCGGTCAGGCGCACCGCCAGCGCGATGCGTGATTCCGATTACGCAGCGCTGGCGCAGTTTCGCTATCAGATCCGGAGCTTTCTCGCATTCAGCGAGGCGGCGGCGGCGGAACAGGGATTGACGCCGACGCAGCACCAGGCGCTGCTCGGCATCAAGGGCTTCGTCCGCCCGGGCCCCGCGACCGTCGGTGATGTGGCGCGGTTCCTGCTGATCCGCCATCACTCCGCCGTCGAGCTGATCGATCGCTTGGCCAAGCTCGGGCTCGTCAGTCGCGTAGCCGATCCGGAAGACGCCAGGCGCGTCCATCTCAAGCTGACGAGGAAAGGCGAGCAGAAGCTTCAGGCGCTCTCGCGGAAAAACCTCGAGGAGCTGCGTCGCGCTGCAAGCCCGGCGCTGAGCCGTTTGTTGAAATCGTTCGGAGAATCCAGCGAGACTTGA